The genomic window ACTGTCCCGATATGGGCTCATCTTTTGAATTTTTTTATGTATTTAATCATGATATTTTTTACTAGCTTTTCGTTCAGCTTTCTAAATGGGAAGGTAGGAGGGGAGATTGTATATAATCTCTATCCTTATTTCTTGAGTTTAATTGTATATTTTGCGATTAATGTAATAATTTTAATCGGTTTTTATCGTTCTATACAATCAAAGTTTACAGGTGTATTTAATTTCGGACTCTTAAAGGAAGTTTTTTTTATTTATTTCGTCACGCTACTTCTTTCTTTAGTGCTTATTATTTTAATTGATAACGAAGGTTTTTTCGGGCTGTTTTTATTTACAGTTCTAGTTGTTTTGCTATCCATTACGTTTGGAAAAGTGCTCGAATGGTATCAAGAAATGGCCAATCAAGCGAATAAAGATTACCTCACCGGCTTATATAACCACGGATATTTTAAAGATTACTTAAAGGAACTATTTCGGGAGACGAAAAAAACGGGTGGTCAGTTTTCGGTTGCTTTTTTAGATTTAGATGATTTTAAAAAATATAACGATTATCACGGTCATGTGCAAGGTGACCGATTGTTGAAATTTGTTGGGGAGTATTTAAAAAATGAAACGAAAGATTGTGGTTTTACAGTAGCACGATATGGTGGAGAAGAGTTTGCGATCATTTTGCCGAAAACGGAGAAACACGCGGCAGCAGCTTTTATGGATCAATTGCGGAAAAAATTAAATGATACGCCATTTGACGGGGTTGAACGACTTCCATATCGTTGTATTTCGTTCTCATGCGGAATTGCTGAGTATGAATCTGACATGTATGAAGAAAGTGAACTGCTACATAAAGCTGACCAAGCTCTTTATTATTCGAAAGCACAAGGAAAAAATAATGTGCAATTGTATGATGAAAAAAGAATATCTCGTGATGCATTGAAATTTAAAGAAGACTTAGATGCAATTGAAGAGCAGCTGAAACTGTTGCTTTATAAAGATGTGTATACATACCGTCATAGTAAACGTGTATTTACATATGCAATGGAATTTAGTGATCGATTACCGCTTACAGAAGAAGAAAAACGGACTCTTATTTTAGGGGCACTCGTTCATGATATTGGTAAAATCGAAGTTTCGCGAGACATTATTAATAAAAAAGGCAAACTCACCTCTGATGAATGGGAAATGATGAAAAAACACGTCATATGGGGGAAAGAAATCGTTCTCTCCGATGGTCGTTTTGAAGAAGTGATTCCACTTGTTGAACTTCATCATGAGCGTTACGATGGACGAGGCTATCCTTATGGGATAAAAGGCGAGGAAATACCAAAGTTAGCCCGTATTTTGTGCATTATTGACTCATTCGATGCGATGACGACAGACCGCCCGTATCAACGAACAAAAACATTCTCCGAAGCAATTGTTGAATTGCGCCGTTGTTCTGGTACGCAATTTGATCCTCAATATGTCGAGCCATTTATCCAAATGATTGAAGAATATTATCCCGAGAAAATCACTAATAAAACTGTCTCTACATGAGGCAGTTTTTTATTTTTCTGAAATATGATTGTTTTTGAATGATATGTGAAAAATTATGATAATTTTTGATTAAAATTGAGCGAATTTGATTGATTTTTTAATGATACTTCGGTATGATAAAGATGTAAGCGGTTTAAAAAGGAGGTGTAAAATTGTTAACACCAGAAAGACATCGCGTTATTTTGCAGTTGCTACAAGAAAAAGAAGTTGTAAAGTTACATGAATTTGTTGAAGCAACACAATGTTCGGAATCGACGATTCGACGTGATTTAAGCCAACTAGAAAAAGAAAAAAAATTAAAGCGCGTTCATGGTGGGGCTGCGTTGTTACAACAAAAAAGAGAAGAGTTGAGCGTTTTTGAAAAATCGACGAAAAACATTCATGAAAAACAGCTCATTGGAAAATACGCAGCAAGTCTTATTCAAGAGGGTGATTGCATTTATTTAGATGCAGGAACGACAACATTACAGATGATTCCTTATATTGAAGCAAAAAATATCGTCGTCGTAACGAACGGCATTATGCATATTGAAGCACTGTTAGAAAAAGACATTCCAACGTATCTTGTTGGTGGGCTAATTAAGAAAAAAACGAATGCGTTAATTGGTCGAGGAGCTATTCACTCGTTGCAACAGTATAGTTTTGACAAATGTTTTATCGGTGTAAACGGCGTTCATATTGACTTTGGTTATACAACTCCAGATCCGGAAGAAGCGCTTATAAAACAAACTGCTATTCATTTATCACAACAAGCTTTTGTATTAGCCGATCACTCAAAATTAAACGAAAGTACGTTTGCCAAAATTGCACCATTACAAGAGGCAACGATGATTACGGATGAAACAGATGAAGAGTTGCTAGCAATGTATGAAGCAAAAACGACAGTAGAGGTTGTGAAATCATGATTTATACATGTACGTTAAATCCTTCCGTCGATTATGTTGTGAAAGCACAACAGATCGAACTTGGAAAATTAAATCGAGCAACAAAAACGGCATATTTTCCGGGCGGAAAAGGAATTAATGTGTCGCGTGTATTGAAACGGTTACACGTTCATAATATTGCTCTTGGATTTATTGGTGGATTTACAGGTCAGTTTATTGCTGATGAATTGAAAAGAGAGCATATTTTAACAGATTTTATTACTGTACCTGGACAAACGCGACTAAACATTAAGTTAAAAGGGGAAAAAGAAACGGAAATAAATGGGGAAGGGCCGGTCATTAACGACGAACATAAAGAAGCGTTAATTGCTAAAATTAAGCAATTAAAAAAAGGAGATATCCTCGTTTTAGCAGGAAGCCTTCCGCCCTCGGTAGATGATACATTTTACGTCACGATGATGGAAGAAGCAAAAAAACGACGGGTTGCTGTTGTCGTTGATACGAGTGGCAATGCACTGAAACAAGCCGTTGCATACGAGCCGTTTTTACTTAAACCAAACCAAATAGAGCTTGGAGAATTGTTCGGAGTCAGCATTCATAGTCGTCATCAAATATTGGAATACGGGAAAAAACTGATTAACAATGGTGTCCAGCACGTAATTGTTTCACTTGCTGGAGATGGGGCCATTTTGTTCCATAAAGATGTGATATTAGTCGCTCAAGCTCCAAAAGGAATAGTGAAAAATTCGGTTGGTGCCGGCGATTCGATGGTAGCGGGTTTTTTAGCTGCATATGTGAACGAAGCATCGCTTGAAGAAGCGTTTCGTTATAGTGTTGCCGCGGGGAGTGCAACAGCATTTTCTGAAGATTTATGCACAGAAGAAGAGGTTCATCGCTTATTAGATGAAGTAAAAATTATACGAATGGAGGATCGGGTATGAGAATAACAGATTTGTTGACAGAGGATACGATTGTTCTTGATTTGAAAGCGCGAACAAAAAAAGAAGTGATTGAAGAATTAGTAGACGTTCTTGAGAAGACAGGAAAGTTACACAATCGTCAAACGTTTATTGAAGCAATTTTTGCCCGTGAAGCACAAAGCACGACAGGGATTGGCGAAGGAATTGCTATCCCTCATGCAAAAACGAAAGCGGTGCGCACTCCAGCCGTTGTTTTTGGGCGTTCGAAAGAAGGAATTGATTACGATTCGTTAGACGGAAAACGAAGCCATTTGTTTTTTATGATTGCCGCACCTGAAGGAGCAAATAACACACATTTGGAAGCGTTATCTCGCTTGTCGACATTGTTAATGGATGCATCGTTTCGCTCAAAAATTGAAAACGCTTCGACAAAACAACAGATCATTCAGGTGATTCAAGAAAAGGAGGGAGAAATGGTGAAAGAAGAAAAACAACCATATGGAAAGAAAAAAGTGTTAGCTGTTACCGCTTGTCCGACAGGAATTGCACATACGTATATGGCTGCTGACGCCTTGAAGGCAAAAGCAAAAGAAATGGGAGTAGATATAAAAGTAGAAACAAACGGTTCAAGTGGTGTGAAAAATGAGTTAACACAACAAGAAATTGAAGAAGCGGTCGCCATTATCGTTGCAGCAGATAAGCAAGTAGAGATGGATCGATTTGATGGAAAACATGTTATCCAAGTACCTGTTGCCGATGCTATTCGTAAACCCGAGCAACTTATTGATCGAGCTTTAAAACAAGAGGCTCCAATTTATCGAGCAAGCGGTGGACAGCGTTCATATGCATCAAAAGAACGAACAGGATTTTATAAACATTTAATGAACGGCGTATCGAATATGCTTCCGTTCGTTGTCGGTGGCGGTATTTTAATTGCGATCTCATTTATTTTTGGTATTAAAGCATTTGATCCAAATGATCCATCATTCCATCCGGTAGCAAAAGCGTTGATGGATATTGGTGGTGGTAGTGCCTTTGCACTTATGATTCCAGTGTTAGCTGGTTTTATTGCGATGAGCATAGCGGATCGTCCAGGATTTGCTCCGGGGATGGTCGGTGGATTTATGGCAGCAAATGGCGGTGCAGGCTTTTTAGGTGGACTAATTGCGGGCTTTTTAGCCGGTTATCTCGTTGTCGGATTGAAAAAATGGTTTAGTCGTTTACCGCAATCACTTGAGGGAATTAAACCGGTTCTTCTTTATCCGTTATTTGGAATATTGCTTACAGGATTTATTATGATGTATGTCGTCATTGATCCAGTAAAAGCGTTAAATGAAGGAATGAAAACATGGCTTGAAAATATGGGAACAGGCAACCTTGTTTTACTTGGTCTGATCCTCGGTGGTATGATGGCGGTTGATATGGGTGGACCAATTAATAAAGCGGCGTTTACGTTTGGCATTGCGATGATTGATGCCGGAAATTATGCCCCACATGCAGCTATTATGGCAGGTGGAATGGTGCCTCCTTTAGGATTAGCACTTGCAACAACATTATTCAAAAAGAAATTTACAAAAGCGGAACGGGAAGCAGGGAAAACGTGCTATATTATGGGTGCTTCGTTTATTACAGAAGGGGCCATTCCGTTTGCGGCAGCTGATCCAGGACGTGTCATTCCTTCCATTATCGTCGGTTCAGCCATTGCGGGGGCGTTAACGATGATGTTTGGTATTGGACTTCCAGCACCACATGGCGGCATTTTCGTTATCCCGATTGTAAAAGGGAATCCATTGTTATATGTGCTTGCCATTTTCATCGGTTCACTTGTGACTGCATTAATGATTGGATTCTGGAAAAAAGAAGTGAAAGAATAATAGATTATAAGCGCGCGATGAGAAAAATCGCGCGTTTTTTATGAAAACTATTTGACAAAGATAATCATTATCATTTAATATATTTAATGAAAATAATTATCAATTATATTTATAGGGGGATTACTGATGGCAAAAGTAATCATGGTATTTACAAGCATGACAGGCAATACAGAAGAAATGGCGGAAGCGATTGCTCAAGGCGTTCGTGAACAAGGAGTCGAGTTAGATGTAAAAGAAGTGTTGGATGCTACCGCAACAGAACTTGAACAATATGACGGCATTTTGCTCGGAGCGTACACATGGGGAGATGGAGAACTGCCAGATGACTTTTTAGATTTTTATGATGAATTGAATGACGTGGACTTAACAGGAAAAAAAGCGGCTGTTTTCGGCTCATGCGATTCAAGTTATGAAAAATATGGTGCTGCTGTTGATATTTTAATCGAAAAACTGCAAGAATGTGGGGCCGAAGTCGTTCTTGAAGGATTGAAGATCGAATTGACGCCAACAAATAAAGATAAACAATTATGCATTGCGTTTGGTAAGGAATTTTCTAAACAGTTATAAAAGGTCGTTTCATATACGACCTTTTTCGTTAGTTGAACTATGTTCTAAATAATCAATAAAAAAGAAAAGAACAAGTCAATAAATAACTTGTTCAAATTGGGATCGCTTTTTCGTTTTTTTGTGAAAATTTCTCAACATCTGATTTGTAATAAGATGGAAAATACATATATACGTCTGTTCCTTCCCCCACTTCACTATGAATAAATAAATCTCCTTTCATCGTCTCAACAATGCGGTAAACAACCATCATTCCAAGCCCCGTCCCTTTTGCTCCCTTTGTTGTAAAATACGGTTCTCCTAATCGTTCAATTTGGTCTTTTGTCATGCCAACTCCTGTATCACTAATATGAATAAGCACGTAATCTTTATCAATTGATACGTTAATACGCAATGTACCTCCATTTGGCATCGCTTCAATAGCATTTTTCATGACGTTCAACAAACATTGTTGAAATTTTTGGCGTTCTCCTTTTACCGCAAATGGCAAGAGGGACGTTTGAATTTCGATGCTGTTCATGTTAGCGAGGGGACGTAAAATATCAATCACTCGCTCAATTTCGGTTTTTACATTTAATTTTTCGACATGTTCTGGAGCTGGTTTGGCGAACGTTAAGTAATCTGTAATAATTGCTTCAGCGCGGTCAATTTCTTCAATTGCAATTTGAATGTATTGTTTATCTTTATAATTCATTCGTTCACTTTGCAGTAACAATTGCATAAATCCTCTAGATACAGTTAATGGGTTGCGCACCTCGTGTGAAATGGAAGCAGCTAAATGTCCGACCACTTCCATCTTTTCGGCACGAATAATGCGTCGACGAAGGTCACTATGTTTTTGAATCGTTTCAGTAATATAGGCACCTAAAAACGCTGCAAGTGGTTGTGCTGGAAAATATGTTGAAATAATGTGTAAAATTTGGTAGTCATCAACAATCCATATGCTAGAGAGTATCATTGTTAACATAGCTGTTCCGATTGATAAAAGAGTAATCGAAGTAATTCGTTGTTTCGAAGATAAAGATGTTTGAAACTTTCTGTAAAGAAAGAAGCAAATAATAACTTGGATAGTTGTAATGATCATCGTCACAATAATACCTTCTGTGCCACCGATAATGATGCGATAAATAACAGCAATGCTCGAAAGAAAAAGGGCTGACAATGCTCCTCCGTATAAACCGCCAATCCAAATAGCGACTTGACGTAAATCAAAAATAAAACCGTCTGTTACATGTATAGGGAATGTCATACAAAATATAATGCATATCCCGATCGCTATCGTTTTTAAAATTGTTTTTGCGTGATCGGATATGCGTCGTTCTTCAAGCCAGATAGGAACAATTAGTAGCGCTAATATAATAAAAAATAAATTTAGCAATATTTCTTTAATTAACGAGGGCATATAAAGCCGCTCCTTTCAAAGAATCATTTGTTAGAATTGTCGAAATATTTTTGTCGAATTGTCTTTTATATTGTAAGAAAAGTTCATCATGTTGTGAATACATAATCGTTCGATGTTTTATGTCACGTTTCTACAAATTTTGCGCCATCTCGCATCTTTATGTGGTATGATGGGAAGAAAAGGAGATGAGAGAATGGGTGAGAAAGCGTTAACGAATAAAAAAATTGCACTATGTGCCTCGCGTAAAATAGAGGAAATGAGTGCGCTTATCGTTAAACAAGGGGGCATTCCGATCTTGCGTCCTGCCCAAGGAACGATGTTTTTTAATGAAGAGCTAAAACAACAACTTCATCAAATGGTCAATGAACCAGTCGATTGGTTTATTTTTACGACAGGAATTGGTGTTGATACATTAATGAAAAAAGCAGACGAGTGGGGGATGGGAGAAAAGTTTCTTCAAGCCATTCGTCAAGCGCATGTGGCGGTGCGTGGGTATAAAACGACAAACGTTTTACGTACATACGGCATAAGCCCACACATAACGGCAGAAGACGGAACAACACAAGGTCTTGTGCATGCGCTAAAGGACGTGGAATGGACAGACAAGCGTGTCGTTGTTCAACTTTATGGAGACTCAGCTCCATCGTTGCAACAATTTTTAGTTAAACAAGGCGCGTTATATCAAGAGATATGGCCGTATCGCCATACGCCGCCTGCGGCTGATGTGATGAAACAGCTTATTGATGAAATCCTCTCTCGAACTGTACAAGCGGTTTGTTTTACATCAGCGATTCAAGTGCGATTTTTCTTTTCATTTGTAAAGGAGTGGGGATATGTTCAAGAAATAAAACGAGCATTTGCTGATGATGTTGTAGCTGTTGCGGTAGGAAAAGTAACAAAAGAGGCGTTACATGAAGAAGGGATTGCACGTGTCATTGCTCCAGCTCATGAACGGATGGGAGCGATGATTGTTGAACTTGCT from Anoxybacillus gonensis includes these protein-coding regions:
- a CDS encoding diguanylate cyclase, producing MTTIWSRVYICVLGIFTCALSVFAFNFSFRFPYLEEWVWVYFLSISAFILSRFEIQIVQNKSSFSMDSAIFLATVLHFGLYVASWVLSLFYLLQIMYNRTVPIWAHLLNFFMYLIMIFFTSFSFSFLNGKVGGEIVYNLYPYFLSLIVYFAINVIILIGFYRSIQSKFTGVFNFGLLKEVFFIYFVTLLLSLVLIILIDNEGFFGLFLFTVLVVLLSITFGKVLEWYQEMANQANKDYLTGLYNHGYFKDYLKELFRETKKTGGQFSVAFLDLDDFKKYNDYHGHVQGDRLLKFVGEYLKNETKDCGFTVARYGGEEFAIILPKTEKHAAAAFMDQLRKKLNDTPFDGVERLPYRCISFSCGIAEYESDMYEESELLHKADQALYYSKAQGKNNVQLYDEKRISRDALKFKEDLDAIEEQLKLLLYKDVYTYRHSKRVFTYAMEFSDRLPLTEEEKRTLILGALVHDIGKIEVSRDIINKKGKLTSDEWEMMKKHVIWGKEIVLSDGRFEEVIPLVELHHERYDGRGYPYGIKGEEIPKLARILCIIDSFDAMTTDRPYQRTKTFSEAIVELRRCSGTQFDPQYVEPFIQMIEEYYPEKITNKTVST
- a CDS encoding DeoR/GlpR family DNA-binding transcription regulator, whose amino-acid sequence is MLTPERHRVILQLLQEKEVVKLHEFVEATQCSESTIRRDLSQLEKEKKLKRVHGGAALLQQKREELSVFEKSTKNIHEKQLIGKYAASLIQEGDCIYLDAGTTTLQMIPYIEAKNIVVVTNGIMHIEALLEKDIPTYLVGGLIKKKTNALIGRGAIHSLQQYSFDKCFIGVNGVHIDFGYTTPDPEEALIKQTAIHLSQQAFVLADHSKLNESTFAKIAPLQEATMITDETDEELLAMYEAKTTVEVVKS
- the pfkB gene encoding 1-phosphofructokinase; this encodes MIYTCTLNPSVDYVVKAQQIELGKLNRATKTAYFPGGKGINVSRVLKRLHVHNIALGFIGGFTGQFIADELKREHILTDFITVPGQTRLNIKLKGEKETEINGEGPVINDEHKEALIAKIKQLKKGDILVLAGSLPPSVDDTFYVTMMEEAKKRRVAVVVDTSGNALKQAVAYEPFLLKPNQIELGELFGVSIHSRHQILEYGKKLINNGVQHVIVSLAGDGAILFHKDVILVAQAPKGIVKNSVGAGDSMVAGFLAAYVNEASLEEAFRYSVAAGSATAFSEDLCTEEEVHRLLDEVKIIRMEDRV
- a CDS encoding PTS fructose transporter subunit IIABC produces the protein MRITDLLTEDTIVLDLKARTKKEVIEELVDVLEKTGKLHNRQTFIEAIFAREAQSTTGIGEGIAIPHAKTKAVRTPAVVFGRSKEGIDYDSLDGKRSHLFFMIAAPEGANNTHLEALSRLSTLLMDASFRSKIENASTKQQIIQVIQEKEGEMVKEEKQPYGKKKVLAVTACPTGIAHTYMAADALKAKAKEMGVDIKVETNGSSGVKNELTQQEIEEAVAIIVAADKQVEMDRFDGKHVIQVPVADAIRKPEQLIDRALKQEAPIYRASGGQRSYASKERTGFYKHLMNGVSNMLPFVVGGGILIAISFIFGIKAFDPNDPSFHPVAKALMDIGGGSAFALMIPVLAGFIAMSIADRPGFAPGMVGGFMAANGGAGFLGGLIAGFLAGYLVVGLKKWFSRLPQSLEGIKPVLLYPLFGILLTGFIMMYVVIDPVKALNEGMKTWLENMGTGNLVLLGLILGGMMAVDMGGPINKAAFTFGIAMIDAGNYAPHAAIMAGGMVPPLGLALATTLFKKKFTKAEREAGKTCYIMGASFITEGAIPFAAADPGRVIPSIIVGSAIAGALTMMFGIGLPAPHGGIFVIPIVKGNPLLYVLAIFIGSLVTALMIGFWKKEVKE
- a CDS encoding flavodoxin, coding for MAKVIMVFTSMTGNTEEMAEAIAQGVREQGVELDVKEVLDATATELEQYDGILLGAYTWGDGELPDDFLDFYDELNDVDLTGKKAAVFGSCDSSYEKYGAAVDILIEKLQECGAEVVLEGLKIELTPTNKDKQLCIAFGKEFSKQL
- a CDS encoding ATP-binding protein; translation: MPSLIKEILLNLFFIILALLIVPIWLEERRISDHAKTILKTIAIGICIIFCMTFPIHVTDGFIFDLRQVAIWIGGLYGGALSALFLSSIAVIYRIIIGGTEGIIVTMIITTIQVIICFFLYRKFQTSLSSKQRITSITLLSIGTAMLTMILSSIWIVDDYQILHIISTYFPAQPLAAFLGAYITETIQKHSDLRRRIIRAEKMEVVGHLAASISHEVRNPLTVSRGFMQLLLQSERMNYKDKQYIQIAIEEIDRAEAIITDYLTFAKPAPEHVEKLNVKTEIERVIDILRPLANMNSIEIQTSLLPFAVKGERQKFQQCLLNVMKNAIEAMPNGGTLRINVSIDKDYVLIHISDTGVGMTKDQIERLGEPYFTTKGAKGTGLGMMVVYRIVETMKGDLFIHSEVGEGTDVYMYFPSYYKSDVEKFSQKNEKAIPI
- a CDS encoding uroporphyrinogen-III synthase, producing the protein MGEKALTNKKIALCASRKIEEMSALIVKQGGIPILRPAQGTMFFNEELKQQLHQMVNEPVDWFIFTTGIGVDTLMKKADEWGMGEKFLQAIRQAHVAVRGYKTTNVLRTYGISPHITAEDGTTQGLVHALKDVEWTDKRVVVQLYGDSAPSLQQFLVKQGALYQEIWPYRHTPPAADVMKQLIDEILSRTVQAVCFTSAIQVRFFFSFVKEWGYVQEIKRAFADDVVAVAVGKVTKEALHEEGIARVIAPAHERMGAMIVELAQYFDKQ